AAAAATTGCAGGAAACGTTGAAACAACAGGGCGCCTTCATCGGGCGGGATCAGCCCGTCCCCGAGGGCCTGTAACGGACTGCTGAGAGAACGGGAGGAAACGGGATGATCGGGATTGCGCGGCTCGCGGCAGCCGGCCTTTTGGCGATCATGGCGATGGGCACGGCTACGGCCGAAGACGCGCTCAAGGCCAAGATCGGCGTGCTTCGCCTGTCATCCTCCGCACCCGTCTTCATCGCGCAGGACAAGGGCTATTTCCGTGAGGCCGGTTTGGAGGTCGAGCTGAAATTCTTCGATGCGGCGCAGCCGATCGCCGTCGCCACCACCTCGGGAGACGTCGATTTCGGCATCACCGCCTTCACCGCCGGTCTCTACAATCTCGCCGGCAAGGGCACGCTGAAGGTGATCGGGGGCATGAGCCGCGAGAAGGCGGGCTATCCCCTGATCGGCTATTTCGCCAGCAACAACGCCAATTCGGCCGGCCTCAAGACGCCGAAGGATCTCGCGGGCAAGCGCGTGGCAATGACGCAGGTCGGATCGAGCTTTCACTATTCGCTCGGCCTCCTCGCCGACAAATACGGCTTCAAGCTCTCCGAGGTGAAGATCGTGCCGCTGCAATCGCTGTCGAATGCGGCGGCCGCGCTCAAGGGCGAGACCGTCGACGCCGCGCTGCTGCCGATCTCCACCGCGCGAAAACTGATGGACGAGGGCGGCGCGAAGTTTTTGGGCTGGGTCGGCGACGAGACGCCCTGGCAATTGGGCGCGGTGTTCGCCTCGCCGAAGACGCTGACCAACAAGGCCCTGGTGACGAAGCTGCTCGGCGCGCTCGCGAAGGCCGATCGCGAATATCACGACGTCATCCTCGCCGCGATGAAGGACGGTGTCGCCCCCATCAACGAGCGGACAAAACCGCTGCTGGACATCATTGCGAAGTACACCAATTTGCCGGTCGAGCAGGTGGTCGGCAATTGCGCCTATATCGATCCCGACGGCAAGCTCGACGTCAAGAACGTCGACAACCAGATCAAATGGCTCCAGGAGCAGGGCTTCGTCGACAAGGGATTTGATGTGAACGCGATCATCGCGAAGGACTATGTGAAGGCGGATTGA
This genomic stretch from Bradyrhizobium daqingense harbors:
- a CDS encoding ABC transporter substrate-binding protein, which codes for MIGIARLAAAGLLAIMAMGTATAEDALKAKIGVLRLSSSAPVFIAQDKGYFREAGLEVELKFFDAAQPIAVATTSGDVDFGITAFTAGLYNLAGKGTLKVIGGMSREKAGYPLIGYFASNNANSAGLKTPKDLAGKRVAMTQVGSSFHYSLGLLADKYGFKLSEVKIVPLQSLSNAAAALKGETVDAALLPISTARKLMDEGGAKFLGWVGDETPWQLGAVFASPKTLTNKALVTKLLGALAKADREYHDVILAAMKDGVAPINERTKPLLDIIAKYTNLPVEQVVGNCAYIDPDGKLDVKNVDNQIKWLQEQGFVDKGFDVNAIIAKDYVKAD